AAGAAATGGATATAGTATCTGTAATTTGTGTGCGATGAAACTGGGGATGGTCCCCATAAATCTGTATGAATGAGATCTAACACATGTGTAGCCTGACTATTAGATGTAGGAAATGGTAGAGCATGTGCTTTGCCGAATTGACAAGCATCACAAAACGTGTGAGTTTCATTAACATTAATGGTAACATTAGACATTTTTAAAACTTGATTCAGGACATGACTAGAGGGATGACCAAGGCATCTAtgccaggtatcctttagggaatTAACAGTGGACACATTAGACTGAGACTGAGTTGAGACACCAGAAAATATTTGAGAGTTGGTTGAGGTAGCATGTCTCTTTGCTGGTATGGGACCTAAACGAAAGAGaccatcctcaagtgttcctcgcaACACCTCCATCCCTGTTTCTAGATCCTTCACATAACAAAATTCAGGGAAAAACTCCATAGAGACATTATTGTCACTGGTTAATTTAGACACTTATAAGATTTTTAGTAATTGAGGGAACATGGAGTAAATCATTTAAAATGAGAGGAGCAGAATTGGGTGTATCGAGTAAACCAGTGCCAATATGTTTAATCTGGAGTTTGCTGCCATCACCTATGACCATGTGCTCCTTACCATTGTAATCAGCTTTGTTATTGACTTTGTCAGCTTCTGGAGTGAGGTGGTTAGAGGCTCCACTATCCGCATACCAGCTGTCATCATGCAAGGTTTGAGGTGTAGCAACTAAGGCTGACATTTGGGTGTTCTTGTCCTGACTCTGCTGTGACTCACCTTGAGGAGGTTGCCCCATGTAGTGATCATTGTACTTGTAATAACATACAGCAGCCGAGTGTCCAAATTTCCCACAAACTTGACACGTTGGTCTAGTGTTGTCCCTGCCATACCTGCCTTTACCACGATTGAAGTTTCCACCACCTCTAGAAGGATTTCCTTGATGAGAATATCCACGACCCTGATTGTTGTTGTAGTTGTTTCCTCGTCCTTGACCACTGTTAGAGCCCCCTCTATTTCCTGGATAGAATGGTTTCTGAGCCATATTTGTTGAGAGATTGCTTAGAGTTTTGTTATTGGGTGAGACAGCTCCAAGTCTCTCTAATTTACTGTCAAAGCTAAGGAGGGATCCCTGAAGTTCCTGCCAGGACAGATCATTTCTATGTTCAAGGAGCAGAACGATGGATAAATACTCCATGTCGAGTCCCGAAAGAACATTGGCAATGAGATGCTTTTCTGGGTAGGGGTCTCCAGCAAGGGCTAATGATTCAGCCCACATTCTTTTCATCTTGAGATAGTCTGTCATGGGTTATGCTCCTTTTCGAGTAGTTTGCAATTTTGTGCGCAAGTCGTCCATATTAGCCTTAGAGTGTGCTCCATATAGTTCTTCCAATGCTGTCCAAAGTGAGGTTGCAGATCCACAACCCATAACTTCAGAGGCAATAGCTTCATACATAGATCCATACAACCAGCCCATTAGGAGCTGATCATGAACAATCCAGACTTCATACTCTGGATTTGGCTGCACTTCAGTGATTGTTGTTTCGTTTTCATCATTCTTCTCAACTAAGATAAACTCAGGTGGACATGGCCTTTGGCCATTGAGGTAACCTTCGAGTCTGTGACCTCTAATGATGGTAAACACCTTTGTTTTCCATAGTGGAAAATAGTTTCTGTCTAATTTGAGGGAGAATGGCTGGCTCAAGGTATTACTAAAGGGGCTTGCTAGAGTAATTTGTGGAGCAGTCAGTGATGACTTTATTCTAGAGCTTCCTTGTGAGTTTTCTGGGCCCGCTTTTTCCAGCGAGACCTGGACTGTCTGACTCTGGTTTTTCGACATAGAAGACGACCAAGAACTTGTCTCTGATACCAAGAGAAGTTTCTGAAAATTTTGGTGATTGAAAACTTAGCTCACTGTACTGAGAGCTATTCATTTCATTATATAGCCAAACGACACTTACAGAACAGGGTACAGAGTACAAATACACAATAGACACGTAGCATAACAATATTGCACATAGTACAATGAATAACATAAATTGGTTAGGACAAATGATTAGGCAATTAGCCTAGGGATTCCCTCATTCAATCGTGCTCTGCTCTGCCACCTCAGCTAAGGATTCCAATTCTCTAACACTATATTCGGCAATATCTTTGTTTTGGTTGGTACTTAGGTTTCCGAGATGAGAAATGAGTTTGAGAAAGCCAGCCCCACACGTGAAAACCGTGTAGTAGGGAACCCCAAACTCGTCGACAATGTCGACAAATGTGGGGCAGAACATGTCGATGACGATACTTGCCAGCGTAGGCGAGTCGGGTTGGCTCGGGAAAGACTCAGTGAAGATCTTGACGGCGTTTCGAACGTGGGGTTTGATATTTTCAAAGAATGAAGCGATGAACTGTATGGGATCAGAACTGGTGAGTTCCACATTCTGAGCTTCTGATAGTTTGATAACCTTGATGCGTTCGACGGAGATGGAGGCAATGAGAGATTGCACGTAGGATTGGCTGGTGGGCTGGAATCCTAGGAATTTCATGATGAGGATTGAGATGGAGAGACGCTGATCTCGAGCAACAAGATTCTTGGCCATCTCCAACGCTGGGACGATGTGGCCTATATCTGGAAAAGGAATGAAAACTAGttctcctttcttcattttcctcTCTATTAATATCTCTTCTCTCTTTTGTTATTATGATTTTTAAAACTCAATGAGTGATGagactatatgtatatataatcgcttaattttatttatataatttattaattatttttattaaatttatattaatgtaatataaattttaaataaatattttattttaattaaataatttatttatttttatttaagtttatgtttgttctagtttttaaagtttgaagtgaaaacaaaagattatatattacatgtttaatgtaatattaaatattatacttaaattttaaatttaagtttattgctagttttttttaaagcAATTCGTTGCTAATTcataatattttacaatgataattatttaagtttaattaaattttatttaagttataaaaaataattatcattgtaaaatatctcataaaaattatattttaatttgtttaattatttaatattttaaaataattatcattgtaaaatatctcaaaaatatcatattttaatttgtttaattatttattatttttaaataattatcatcgtaaaatgtctcaaaaatattatattttaatttttttaattattaactttattttatttaagtttaagtgtttacaaactaacgttaaatataagaatattctgttaaatataagaatatttcgttaaagttaacattaaaaaaataaaaaactgttaaaattaagaatttttgttatctacacacttattgtatagaagatatatatatatatataagttgacTCTTAATGGTGATTGTGTTTATTTCCCATGAAAGGGTTGTCAATTaataaccattggattaagatccaaTAATCCACATTTAAAGATGTTAATTAATGTTATATTTGACTCTTTCAAACTTGATAATGTGTTACCTGCTCACATGAGGATtaccttttaatttaattaaataattaaaaaaatcattatttaaaaTTCATTCCAAGATTTCATATCTCCATTCCTTGTTCATTTTATATTCTTTCCAAATTCATTCCTTATGCATTAATGACTCATATCTTCCCAACTACAATTAGTTGGCTAATTAATGATGCATATttcgaaatttatatatatttttatacaaaatttaCTCATCTTAAAAAACTTATTTATTGAAGAAGCTCCAATTTTAAAAAGTGTTTCAAGTAAAATTTCTAAGTTTATGCCATTTTCGAAATCACCAgtagattttctatttttttgttcaaaaaaatccaacttatatatatatttttttatatgtagGATATAGATTAGTAAATTTTATTTatcttgaaaaacttgtttagtaaaaacccacaagatttttttttaaaagtatttgATAAAAAactctagatttttcatagtgttcCTTCTAAAATTTTCAGtcatttttgtgctttctttatttttacaaacaaattatcaactatttctccaatttcatatttcaaaattcactattagagcttttttttttaaaaaaaaattccaacttagttttatttgtcaACAAAtaaaaaacttgtttagtaaaatcccacaataacaatttttttataaagtgtttgatgaaaaagctctagatttttcatagtgtttcttgcaagattttcattcatttttgtattttctttatttttacaaaaaaattaccatctatttctccaatttcatactttgaaattcactactagagattttttaaaaaaaataaaataaaaaattccaacttagtttttttttgtcatgtaggatttgaaattaaaaaaatatgactAAATCTTATTTATCTTGAAAAactattttagtaaaatctcacaagaacaatttttttttttaaaatgtttgatgaaaaagctctagaATTTTCATAATATTTCTTGCAAtattttcaatcatttttgtgtttctttatttttacaaacaaattatcatctatttctcaaatttcatatttcgaaattcactactagagttttttttccaaataaattccAACAAAAAAATAagaatcttatttctcttgaaaaacttgtttagtaaaaatccacaagaatatttttttttaattttttttttatgaaaaaaaaactcaaaatattttaaagagTTTCATTCaagattctttatttttaaaaaaacatgttaTTAGCCAAGATGATAATAcccaaaaaaattcaaaagttacagtttaataaaaaaaaaattttgcgGTAATAATACATAATTATACAATTTTGGTGCAACTGTTAATTCTCACCATTAACTGCTATTAACTATCTACGTGACACATTTTTATATTcgtaaatttaggtattaaagtgtaactttataAATGATTTGAGTATTATCGCTGTCAATATTcctaaattctttaaatactacaaaaataatttaaaaattttaaaaatctaaaagattgttagaaactaattaataaaattaaaatttgcaaattcgaaacaacccaaattaaaattgaaacttaAAATCATTCCGAAATCCATATTATTAATTAGCTTTCAACAATGTTTTAgatttcttaaaatttaaacttatTTTTGATAATGTTTAAAGAATTAAAATAATTTAGTCTAAAATCATCCCCAAAACCATGTGTCATATGAATACTTAACGGGCAGTTAACGGTGAGTACTAGCAGTTGCACtaaaattgtagatttaggtattaccgcaaaaaaaagtattaaagtgtaacttttgaaaatatTTGGGTATTATCGCTGCTaattagactaataaaaatgtCACATTGATATTTAATAGGCAGTTAACAGTGAGTACTAACAGATGcaccaaatttatttatttacaaaaaaaaaaaattagtattaaagtgcaacttttgaaaaaaaaaaaatttggaaatATTATCACggccaatattttttttatttttattttttatagttaGTTCGAGTAACTTTAGAAGTTTTATTTGTAGATACAATTTATAGCACAATTATTACTTGTTATTTTCTTTATATCAttttttgaagaagaaaaatattgggttgtgttatacccagatttcgagccatggtaaatatgacctcgaaagctgagttcgcaataaatggtctcgtgaggattagagtatgatctaggattgtaaatcgagcatgcaaagtatgatatatgatctcgaatgcggtgacctcgaaatgatctcgatctcgaaaggtagctccaagaacaccttcatcttcagggacttcggagcatgggtcttgagctcgatgtactatctcgaaagtaatgttagctcgggagatgtcagtggctcgcacaatgacatgaaacctgagatgctgaagccttggagatacgctataaccaccttgaatatctacaagtattgtaaacatgagatgtaatcctcatttattaatgtaaatccccaagaatcgtgggatattatttagtcagttatgcattccctggtcttcagggacgtttccttgtttatctgattaaaggcatttaaagccatttatttttattcacaaaagagtaactacccaaaatatgtgggatagtattctgcatccttctctataaatagagaagccatgcaccattgaaagggaccgaaattctgatctttgagagaaaactctggagaattcatgctaaagaatttttcagagataatcttaagattaataatagagactcgtggactaggcagatttaactgctgaaccacgtaaaaaatcgtgtgtttgatttgtttgtttcgtttggccatcgtcatccattgtttttgtgctcttcttttatctattgacgaaaaacggcgtcaacagtttggtgctttcattgagagccttaagcattcatccctgagagattcatggctgcaaacaatcagaacacccctgaagaaaaattacccaaggcgtcctggaaaacagccaatggagaacccggatgctgatgaAAGGAgcgggtcctctgattcccggggaccacctccacaaccaagggatgaggacatgtactacaatcctgagcgttatgtccctattgtagaattggagaatcggcagctgaaacagttgttggcagaagccaacaaacgtaacgaggagttgaccagGATAGCCGCacaggcgcaggtggctcagcccccacctccgcgcgaaaaccaagtccctcctccaagggacgtgcacgttcctccccagaggccccgtggacgtccacgaaaaaatgctgccacaaggaggccgacacaacctccagcaccagcagagccatctgctccttctaggcctcagaggagtacccgagctcgggtcccgcctaatcaacctgtggaagtgcctgcaggaactgagaaaaaccgagctcctgccgaggctcggactcaggttcctggtagtgcaccgaacgcgactgacccatctcgggcaaattctggaccctctaggccgaggcaagggcgacaaccaccgtcgcctatacggttccctccgtctcccataagatatccttcacctccccgcagaaacgctcaacctgtttgAGATCAAGATCAAGGGCAtgcaggggaaagacaaggaaacagggagacgttcccGGAGCGAGAGGCgcgccatctgagagaagtcagacgtctcgatctcgcactgcggagacaaggcgacgtagaaaggatccaccatgaaatgaccgatcaacgagtttcaccagtgatgagtccagAGAGACTAGGTCcatcagtaaacacgaccgaggtcgtaaaaatactgggaatcacaagagtcatcctgacctgcgaaatcatctgaatcagagcaggggaaagggagatcagacaaatctggatctaaggaatcatcttaatgggcgtagagatccctcacggagacgcgagcctgggatcgcgattaatgactatcaattccagacaccacctaaggacccagttaaagaaaggattgatcagctcgaaaaagcctttaggcttttgaagaatgaacgagagagtggtcgatatgaggactctgacaaggagctcgagccgtttgctcccaatatttctaacactcagtttccccaagggttccggattcctcacgtcccagcgtttgagggaaaaaccgacccatgtagccacctgagtacattcaacactattatgagagctagtaacgtgggttacgagctcaggtgcatgttgtttccaacatcattggccggacctgccaagatttggttcgagaagtacaagagacactcgataacctcatgggatcagttgtctagggacttcaagaagcagttccgggctatgatgggagtcagaccagaggcatccactttgaccaacgtccgacaacagccgggcgaaacactgaaaagctatctgacaagatttaatcttgaggtcgcccgagctcaagatgtggatgacagtggacacctaatggctatccgagctggtgttttacccgggagtgcccattgggatgacatgcaagggaaaccggtgaggtcgataaccgagtttaacagacgggcgcagagatttgtcaatgtagaggaggttaggtcaacgctcaaggcgacctcgcagaccgaaactacaacgataaacattaactccgcctcaacctcggctgacccaggagctccacagcctacctcggagaatccctccaagaggaaaaagagcgagggaaataaccccgaggctgaaggaggaaagaagaagaaaggagaaaggtatttctccgtatataaagtgcacaccgagctcaacgagtctcgggaaaacatatacctggctaatgaaaaccaggtccccttcaggcgtccggacccaatgaggaatcaaaagtccaaaagggattccaacaaatattgccggttccatagagaTACCGGACACACAaatgatgagtgccgacagctgaaggacgagatcgaagggttgatctcgagaggttatttcaggcagtatgtcaaaaaccagagtactggacagaccactgcaagccagagaatagccgcgccttcggcggcacagaataataactcccgatctcgggaagaagacaggcctccacagattgatggagaggatgtaataaccatctcgggagggcctcatctcgtaggagggggtagaaatgctcaaaagcgatacgtgaatgagttgaagacgggggacgggtctccttatgaacccgaaccaagggcaccaaaaagccaaagggttgaaactcaacctataaccttcaccgaggaagatgcttcccatgtccagttccctcatcatgatccactagtcatcaccctgcaacttgccaacaaaagagtgcgccgagttctcatagacaatgggagctcagttaacattctctataaagcaacactagagaaaatgggaatctcccttcgcgacctgaaggcttgcgcaaccactttgtacggcttttctggagaaggaaccgcctgtatggggtccatcaaactccctgtgaccttgggagactatccagtctcggtgaccaagatgatggagttcgtggtagtagagttaccatctgcctacaatgtactgctcgggagacccgccctggtcgggctgagGGCAtgtgtaaggcatctagcccttaagttcccaactccgagcggggtcggaacattgaaaggagatcaattggcagggagagagtgttacagcatctctttgaggggaaagaaacaaacgtgcgctcaagcactcgttatcataaaaaataaggatgggacggttttagaaatcgacgaggaaatcgatccaaggatagaggagaaagttgacctcgaaccgttggaagagctcgaagaagttcagcttgACGAAGCTGAACCCTTAAAGAAggtaaaggtcggaaaacacctcctagacgaagccaaatagcaattaatttgctttctgaagaaaaaccaggatgtcttcgcatggtcacactcagacatggtggggataagcccaaatgttgcgagccacgcattgaatatagacaaaatctttcccccgaagcaacaaaagcgaagacaactggacgaggatagaaagaaagcactaaaggaggaagttgacaggctgaaagcaaacaatttcatcagggacgctttttaccctgactgggtagccaatccagtgttggtcccgaagcccaatgggacgtggagaacctgcattgactactcggacctcaacaaggcctgcccgaaagactgttttccgctgccaagaattgaccagctcgtggatgccacggaggggcatggcctgatgtcgttcatggatgcctattctggatataaccagattcccatgcacgcccccgaccaagagcatacgagcttcatcacagataaagggctctactgctacaatgtcatgccattcggactcaagaatgccggagccacgtatcagcggctcgtaaacatgatgttctcagagcaaatagggaacaacatggaagtttatgttgatgacatgcttgtaaagtctcaacttaacaagaaccatgttgatgacctcgaagagtgctttggcgtgctcagaaagtacaacatgaagttgaatcctcagaagtgcacttttggggtgtcttcaggaaaatttctgggtttcattgtcaactctcgtgggatcgaggcgaatcccgacaaaataaaggccctgatagatatgccttcacctcggaagcataaagatgttcaaagcttgactggcaggatggcagctctgagcaggttcatctcgaagtcaacggaccgcggtctcccattcttcaacttattgaaaggaagtaagaagttcgaatggacagatgagtgcgagctagcctttcaggagctcaaaaagcacttagccgaaccacccatcctatcgaagcctgagacgggagaagtattgttcctatacctctcaactaccgaacacgcgataagcgcggtgctcattcgagaagaagagagaatacagaaacccgtctactatatcagtaaaagattactgggggcagaatcaagatatccactgatggagaagctctccctcagtctaatccactcatctcgcaagctccgcccttactttcaggcacatcctatccatgtactaactgatcaaccactaaggcaagtcttgtctaaaccagaggcgtctggtcgactccttaaatgggctgttgagctcggacagttcgagatctcctaccatccgagaacgaccattaaggcacaagcgttggcggattttatagtggagtgcaccggtatagccgacgacgaggtaacaaccacagcccacgagctgtggaaactttacgttgacgggtcgtcaaatgaaaatggagcaggggcaggag
The Humulus lupulus chromosome 6, drHumLupu1.1, whole genome shotgun sequence DNA segment above includes these coding regions:
- the LOC133784697 gene encoding putative UDP-glucose flavonoid 3-O-glucosyltransferase 3, whose protein sequence is MKKGELVFIPFPDIGHIVPALEMAKNLVARDQRLSISILIMKFLGFQPTSQSYVQSLIASISVERIKVIKLSEAQNVELTSSDPIQFIASFFENIKPHVRNAVKIFTESFPSQPDSPTLASIVIDMFCPTFVDIVDEFGVPYYTVFTCGAGFLKLISHLGNLSTNQNKDIAEYSVRELESLAEVAEQSTIE